In Arachis hypogaea cultivar Tifrunner chromosome 17, arahy.Tifrunner.gnm2.J5K5, whole genome shotgun sequence, a single window of DNA contains:
- the LOC112765712 gene encoding abscisic acid 8'-hydroxylase 2-like yields the protein MLMKNLSAWQLPPSNIFSVNRDASFRDRNNFGGFGCLILDNLANWLLGCSDPIPENNILRFHERILRIYDDFVWPLNLSSLASENKFLAVKLKQAANSIFPESNASSVNDYEVIQETLRSANILSFTFREVVEDVELQDYYIPKGWKVLPLFKAFTILLISSLNHTNSTPHASRWQNFGGRYFEFEEPDRRYTGRNKIIILCYFSYFQGISQVSYLVLCMRYI from the exons ATGCTAATGAA GAATTTAAGTGCATGGCAACTTCCACCTTCAAATATATTCTCAGTGAATCGTGATGCAAGCTTCAGGGATAGGAATAATTTTGGAGGTTTTGGGTGTTTGATTCTGGATAATCTAGCTAATTGGTTACTCGGTTGCTCGGACCCCATTCCTGAAAATAACATCCTTAGAT TCCATGAAAGGATACTTAGGATATATGATGACTTTGTCTGGCCTTTGAAT CTTTCTTCCTTAGCAAGTGAGAACAAATTTTTGGCAGTAAAGCTAAAGCAGGCGGCAAATAGTATTTTTCCAGAATCTAATGCTTCGTCGGTGAATGACTATGAG GTAATCCAAGAAACGTTGAGAAGTGCAAACATACTGTCATTTACATTCAGAGAAGTAGTGGAagatgtggagcttcaagattaCTACATTCCCAAAGGCTGGAAGGTCCTTCCACTCTTCAAAGCATTCACCATTCTGCTAATTTCTTCCCTCAACCACACAAATTCGACCCCTCACGCTTCGAG ATGGCAAAATTTTGGCGGAAGATATTTTGAATTTGAGGAGCCAGATAGAAGATACACAGGCAGAAACAAGATcataatattatgttatttttcttaCTTTCAAGGTATTAGCCAAGTTAGTTACCTTGTTTTATGTATGAGATATATCTGA